A stretch of the Gossypium hirsutum isolate 1008001.06 chromosome D07, Gossypium_hirsutum_v2.1, whole genome shotgun sequence genome encodes the following:
- the LOC107955979 gene encoding TOM1-like protein 9 isoform X2 has product MHVAERDVLHEMVRIVKKKPDFNVKEKILTLIDTWQEAFGGARARYPQYYVAYQELLRLGAVFPPRSERSAPVLTPPQTQPLSSYPPNIRSSDRQDTAESSAESEFPTLSLTEIQNARGIMDVLSEMLNAIDPGNKEGLRQEVIVDLVEQCRTYKQRVVHLVNSTSDESLLCQGLALNDDLQRVLTRHEAIASGTPSQANKPKPEPAKELVNVDSPLIDTGDSSKQSEGRSTSSTVTSSPFNQLLLPAPPATNGSTPPPAANPKMDLLSGDDFNSPKADNSLALVSLGEPQQAPTASQQNALVLFDMFSDGSNTSNSVNTQSSGLAGQTNPLTPQIQQQHQQQHNFHANGTAPNMGAPPQYEQPYAQGTVPAWNGQLVQQQQPPSPVNGAESSGSLPPPPWEAQAADSSPVAGAQHPQYVGSDQMAGVYIQPTTTGHLPTTNNHVALGNQFAGYHPQPIQGAPQYTGMLPQQMPVGQMSSMYPQQMPTGQMGSMYPQQVPGAQMGSMYPQQMPAGQMGSMYPQQVYGNQMGAYGYGQQQYLNQQMYGLSIRDDNALRNSSYQVSTSSYVPPSKPSKPEDKLFGDLVDMAKIKSTKTTPGRAGSM; this is encoded by the exons ATGCACGTTGCAGAGAGGGATGTTCTTCATGAGATGGTTAGAATAGTCAAGAAAAAG CCCGACTTTAATGTTAAAGAGAAGATATTGACTCTGATTGACACTTGGCAAGAAGCTTTTGGAGGTGCGAGGGCAAGATATCCACAATATTATGTTGCCTACCAAGAGTTGTTG CGTCTTGGTGCAGTATTCCCACCAAGATCTGAGAGGTCTGCACCCGTACTTACTCCTCCTCAAACACAACCTTTGTCTTCTTATCCTCCAAATATTCGCAGTTCTGATCGGCAAGACACAGCTGAGTCTTCTGCGGAGTCAGAGTTTCCAACCCTGAG TTTGACAGAAATTCAGAACGCGCGTGGTATTATGGATGTCCTTTCAGAAATGCTAAATGCAATAGATCCCGGAAACAAGGAG GGACTTAGGCAAGAGGTGATTGTTGATTTGGTGGAGCAGTGCCGTACTTACAAACAAAGAGTTGTACACCTTGTTAATTCAACATC GGATGAGTCACTTTTATGTCAAGGTTTAGCATTGAATGATGATTTGCAACGCGTGCTAACAAGGCATGAAGCAATAGCTTCAGGAACTCCTTCTCAAGCAAACAAACCTAAGCCTGAACCTGCAAAAGAACTTGTGAATGTCGATAGTCCACTAATTGATACTGGAGACAGTAGCAAGCAGTCTGAGGGGAG ATCCACTTCAAGCACTGTTACAAGTTCACCATTTAATCAGTTACTGCTTCCTGCTCCTCCTGCAACTAATGGTTCAACTCCTCCACCAGCTGCCAATCCCAAAATGGACTTGCTTAGTGGTGATGACTTCAATTCACCTAAGGCAGATAATTCACTGGCCCTTGTTTCTTTGGGAGAACCACAACAAGCACCTACTGCATCACAGCAGAATGCCCTCGTTCTCTTTGATATGTTCTCTGATGGTAGCAACACCTCCAATTCTGTCAACACCCAGTCTTCAGGTTTGGCTGGACAAACCAACCCTTTGACTCCTCAAATTCAGCAGCAGCACCAGCAGCAGCACAATTTTCATGCAAATGGAACTGCACCAAACATGGGAGCACCTCCTCAATATGAGCAGCCATATGCTCAAGGCACCGTTCCTGCCTGGAATGGTCAGCTGGTTCAGCAGCAACAGCCGCCCTCACCTGTCAATG GTGCTGAGAGCAGTGGCTCACTACCACCACCACCCTGGGAAGCACAGGCAGCAGACTCCAGCCCAGTTGCAGGTGCTCAGCATCCCCAGTATGTGGGAAGTGATCAAATGGCGGGTGTGTACATTCAGCCAACCACAACTGGTCATTTACCAACGACTAATAATCATGTGGCTCTGGGAAACCAGTTTGCTGGTTATCATCCACAGCCAATCCAGGGAGCACCACAGTATACAGGCATGCTTCCACAGCAAATGCCTGTGGGCCAGATGAGTTCCATGTATCCTCAGCAAATGCCAACGGGCCAGATGGGTTCAATGTATCCTCAGCAAGTGCCGGGGGCCCAGATGGGTTCAATGTATCCTCAGCAAATGCCAGCTGGCCAGATGGGTTCGATGTATCCTCAGCAAGTGTATGGCAACCAAATGGGAGCATATGGGTATGGTCAGCAACAGTATCTCAATCAGCAAATGTATGGGCTATCCATCCGAGATGACAATGCCCTGAGAAACTCTTCCTACCAGGTTTCCACTTCATCTTATGTTCCGCCTAGTAAGCCTTCAAAACCTGAGGATAAGCTGTTTGGGGACCTTGTTGACATGGCTAAAATTAAATCAACAAAAACCACTCCTGGAAGAGCTGGTAGCATGTGA
- the LOC107955979 gene encoding TOM1-like protein 9 isoform X1, with translation MVNSMVERATSELLIGPDWARNIEICDMLNHDPGQAKDVVKGIKKKLGSKNPKVQLLALTLLETIIKNCGDIVHMHVAERDVLHEMVRIVKKKPDFNVKEKILTLIDTWQEAFGGARARYPQYYVAYQELLRLGAVFPPRSERSAPVLTPPQTQPLSSYPPNIRSSDRQDTAESSAESEFPTLSLTEIQNARGIMDVLSEMLNAIDPGNKEGLRQEVIVDLVEQCRTYKQRVVHLVNSTSDESLLCQGLALNDDLQRVLTRHEAIASGTPSQANKPKPEPAKELVNVDSPLIDTGDSSKQSEGRSTSSTVTSSPFNQLLLPAPPATNGSTPPPAANPKMDLLSGDDFNSPKADNSLALVSLGEPQQAPTASQQNALVLFDMFSDGSNTSNSVNTQSSGLAGQTNPLTPQIQQQHQQQHNFHANGTAPNMGAPPQYEQPYAQGTVPAWNGQLVQQQQPPSPVNGAESSGSLPPPPWEAQAADSSPVAGAQHPQYVGSDQMAGVYIQPTTTGHLPTTNNHVALGNQFAGYHPQPIQGAPQYTGMLPQQMPVGQMSSMYPQQMPTGQMGSMYPQQVPGAQMGSMYPQQMPAGQMGSMYPQQVYGNQMGAYGYGQQQYLNQQMYGLSIRDDNALRNSSYQVSTSSYVPPSKPSKPEDKLFGDLVDMAKIKSTKTTPGRAGSM, from the exons ATGGTGAACTCTATGGTAGAGAGAGCTACGAGTGAGTTGCTGATCGGGCCTGATTGGGCTAGGAATATCGAGATCTGCGATATGCTTAATCACGACCCTGG GCAAGCAAAAGATGTTGTGAAAGGCATAAAGAAGAAGCTTGGAAGTAAAAATCCTAAAGTTCAACTTCTTGCACTAACT CTGCTAGAAACTATCATAAAAAACTGTGGGGACATTGTCCACATGCACGTTGCAGAGAGGGATGTTCTTCATGAGATGGTTAGAATAGTCAAGAAAAAG CCCGACTTTAATGTTAAAGAGAAGATATTGACTCTGATTGACACTTGGCAAGAAGCTTTTGGAGGTGCGAGGGCAAGATATCCACAATATTATGTTGCCTACCAAGAGTTGTTG CGTCTTGGTGCAGTATTCCCACCAAGATCTGAGAGGTCTGCACCCGTACTTACTCCTCCTCAAACACAACCTTTGTCTTCTTATCCTCCAAATATTCGCAGTTCTGATCGGCAAGACACAGCTGAGTCTTCTGCGGAGTCAGAGTTTCCAACCCTGAG TTTGACAGAAATTCAGAACGCGCGTGGTATTATGGATGTCCTTTCAGAAATGCTAAATGCAATAGATCCCGGAAACAAGGAG GGACTTAGGCAAGAGGTGATTGTTGATTTGGTGGAGCAGTGCCGTACTTACAAACAAAGAGTTGTACACCTTGTTAATTCAACATC GGATGAGTCACTTTTATGTCAAGGTTTAGCATTGAATGATGATTTGCAACGCGTGCTAACAAGGCATGAAGCAATAGCTTCAGGAACTCCTTCTCAAGCAAACAAACCTAAGCCTGAACCTGCAAAAGAACTTGTGAATGTCGATAGTCCACTAATTGATACTGGAGACAGTAGCAAGCAGTCTGAGGGGAG ATCCACTTCAAGCACTGTTACAAGTTCACCATTTAATCAGTTACTGCTTCCTGCTCCTCCTGCAACTAATGGTTCAACTCCTCCACCAGCTGCCAATCCCAAAATGGACTTGCTTAGTGGTGATGACTTCAATTCACCTAAGGCAGATAATTCACTGGCCCTTGTTTCTTTGGGAGAACCACAACAAGCACCTACTGCATCACAGCAGAATGCCCTCGTTCTCTTTGATATGTTCTCTGATGGTAGCAACACCTCCAATTCTGTCAACACCCAGTCTTCAGGTTTGGCTGGACAAACCAACCCTTTGACTCCTCAAATTCAGCAGCAGCACCAGCAGCAGCACAATTTTCATGCAAATGGAACTGCACCAAACATGGGAGCACCTCCTCAATATGAGCAGCCATATGCTCAAGGCACCGTTCCTGCCTGGAATGGTCAGCTGGTTCAGCAGCAACAGCCGCCCTCACCTGTCAATG GTGCTGAGAGCAGTGGCTCACTACCACCACCACCCTGGGAAGCACAGGCAGCAGACTCCAGCCCAGTTGCAGGTGCTCAGCATCCCCAGTATGTGGGAAGTGATCAAATGGCGGGTGTGTACATTCAGCCAACCACAACTGGTCATTTACCAACGACTAATAATCATGTGGCTCTGGGAAACCAGTTTGCTGGTTATCATCCACAGCCAATCCAGGGAGCACCACAGTATACAGGCATGCTTCCACAGCAAATGCCTGTGGGCCAGATGAGTTCCATGTATCCTCAGCAAATGCCAACGGGCCAGATGGGTTCAATGTATCCTCAGCAAGTGCCGGGGGCCCAGATGGGTTCAATGTATCCTCAGCAAATGCCAGCTGGCCAGATGGGTTCGATGTATCCTCAGCAAGTGTATGGCAACCAAATGGGAGCATATGGGTATGGTCAGCAACAGTATCTCAATCAGCAAATGTATGGGCTATCCATCCGAGATGACAATGCCCTGAGAAACTCTTCCTACCAGGTTTCCACTTCATCTTATGTTCCGCCTAGTAAGCCTTCAAAACCTGAGGATAAGCTGTTTGGGGACCTTGTTGACATGGCTAAAATTAAATCAACAAAAACCACTCCTGGAAGAGCTGGTAGCATGTGA